AAGATGTTGAGCGCGGTCAGGTTCTTTGTAAGCCTGGTTCGATCAAGCCTCACACCAAGTTTACCGCAGAAACCTATGTGTTGAATAAAGAAGAAGGTGGTCGTCACACCCCGTTCTTCAGTAACTATCGCCCACAGTTTTATTTCCGTACCACCGATGTAACCGGTTCGGTGAAATTGCCTGAAGGTACCGAAATGGTAATGCCTGGCGATAATATCACCATGGAAATCACGCTGATTGCACCGATTGCTATGGATGAAGGTTTGCGCTTCGCTATCCGCGAAGGTGGACGCACCGTAGGCGCAGGTGTTGTGGCTAAAATTATTGAGTAATATGGATTGAGTTAGGGCTTTATCATGGATAACCAGAAAATTCGCATTCGACTGA
This window of the Alphaproteobacteria bacterium genome carries:
- the tuf gene encoding elongation factor Tu (EF-Tu; promotes GTP-dependent binding of aminoacyl-tRNA to the A-site of ribosomes during protein biosynthesis; when the tRNA anticodon matches the mRNA codon, GTP hydrolysis results; the inactive EF-Tu-GDP leaves the ribosome and release of GDP is promoted by elongation factor Ts; many prokaryotes have two copies of the gene encoding EF-Tu), producing DVERGQVLCKPGSIKPHTKFTAETYVLNKEEGGRHTPFFSNYRPQFYFRTTDVTGSVKLPEGTEMVMPGDNITMEITLIAPIAMDEGLRFAIREGGRTVGAGVVAKIIE